Below is a window of Lacrimispora xylanolytica DNA.
ACAGTGAATACCGGGAAGCCCTGTACGTAGGATACCGCTATTATCAGACGGCAGGCGTTTCCGTCCGATATCCCTTTGGATATGGTCTTTCCTATACCACCTTTGAATATTCAGAGCTGACGGTCACAAAGGAAGGTGTCAGCTTTATTCTGACCAATACAGGAAGCGTCGACGGAAAAGAAGTGGCCCAGCTTTATGTGGGCGGTCCCAGGGAAACCATCTTCCGTCCGGAAAAAGAGTTAAAGGGCTTTGCAAAGGTATTTTTAAAGGCAGGGGAAAGCAAACAAGTATCCATATCCTTTGATGATAAGACCTTCCGCTATTATAATACAGCAACCGGACAGTTTGAGGTGGAGGCCGGTAACTATAACCTGTGTATTGGCGGTAATGCAGATGACGTGCGGTTAAGTGGGACAATAGAAGTAGTAGGGACGACTGAGATTCTTCCCTATGACCCGGAAAAAATGAAATCCTATTACACAGCAGCCGTAAGAGACGTAAAAACGGAAGAATTTGAAGCCCTGTTAGGCCATACCGTACCAAAGGAAATTAGGTCAGAAGCTCTGAGTCTAAATGACGCTCTCTGCCAGATGCATGGGGCAAAAAGCCCCCTGGCAAGACTGGTTTATCGCATTCTGACAGGCTTAAAGAACAGAAGTGAAGCAAAGGGAAAGCCGAATCTGAACCTTATTTTTATTTACAATATCCCATTTCGCGGCATAGCAAAAATGACGAATGGTGCAGTCAGTATGGAAATGGCAGAAGGAATGGTCCTGGCGGCAAATGGTCATTTCTTTAAAGGAATCAAAAAGATCATTGGCGGGTATTTTGCCAATGCAAAAGCGAACAAATTATATGAAAAGAAATTATCAGGAAAATAGGGGGTGATACCATGCTGACCAGCATAAAAACAGGTTGGAAGTCATTTGTTAAAAAGCACCCCACAGTCGCCCAGTTCTTACTCTTTTTTCTGGTATCTAACGGCGTGACCGTGCTTCAAATGATATTAATGCCAGCATTTAAGAGCATGCTTGGATTGACTCCTCTGGTGAATACGGATTTTAAAGTATGGCATCTGGGAGCAAACCCCGATGGAACTCCTTATTATATCTTCAACTATGCAGCCGGGGAGCTGTCAAAAGGCGGCGGAGGCGGTCTGGCCTACTTTCTGGCAGTGGAAATAACCATGGCAATTGCACAGGTAATCAACTTCTTCCTCCAGCGAAATGTAACCTTTAAGGCCAATAACAGCGCGTTAAAGGCTGCTATGTGGTATGTAATTGCATATGTCATCATAACCATAGGTGCAGCGGCGCTTCAAGGAGTTTATAAGGCCCCTATCTATCATTTCTTTATCAATGGTCTGGGAATGGGAGCAGGGGGAGAGGCAGTTGCAGATGTAATTACCATGCTGATTAATTCCGCCATCTCGTTCTGGGTGTTCTTCCCAATCTTTAAAATTATATTTAAAAATGAAGCTTAAGATTAGGCTGATGCTTATCTAAAACAGAGAAATTAAAAACACGCCATAAATCGGAAATTGATATAATTAAAATTATATTTCCGTTTTAAGGCGTGTATTTGTTTATACCTTATATTATGCTACGGCTGGCTTTCATGACACATACATAGAACCAGCCCAAGGGCTTATGTTACCTCTTCGGGAATGGGTATGAGTATCTTTAAAACAAACCACTGATCCCTAGAGGCGACCGTCATGGACCCGCCGTATTTATTCGCGGCGGCCTGTATGCTTTTTAGCCCATAGCCATGAAATTTACTGTTATTCTTTGTGGTAGAAGGCAGACCACGGTCAGCCATAATGAGAGGACCATCGGAATAATTCTCGCACTGAATGAGTAAAAATCCATTTTTCTTACCAACCGTAAGTGTAATCACACGCTTTTCCGGGTCATCGTATTGGGAAACGCATTCAATGGCATTATCAAGAGCATTTCCGAAAATAGAGCAAATATCCTTTACATGGAGAAAGGAAACCGGCTTTCCGTCTGCCATACAGGTAAAGGAAATGTTATTCTGGCTGCAATATGTGCTTTTTGTGGTGAGAACTACATTAAGTACCTGATTTCCGGTGTTTAACAGAGACTCCTGCGTGAGAATGGCCTGTTCCATCTCCTTTAGATACTGCTCCTTTTTTAAGGGGTCAGACTCTGCCCGAATGGCAATCATGTAATGCTTTAAGTCGTGAAATTCTCTTCGAAGCAGCTCCATATTATCAAGAGCCATACGGTACTGATCATACTGCCTTTGAAGTACTACGTTCATGGCATGATTTTCACTTCGGACCTGAAGCTCTTTTCTCCTGTTTTGCTGGGCATAGAGCATAATCACGCCTCCAAAGTCCACCAGGGTCCGGACATAGAGCAGAGAACTGGCAGCACTGGAAAATGGAGTATTTGGCATGACAAAGCTGATGTTGCTTATTAAAAAAGCGCCAAGTCCCATGGAGGCAGTGCCAAGAAGTTCCTTTCTCTCCACATCCATACCTTCCTCTTTTGGAATGTGCTCCCGTTCCAGAAAGTAATATCCCGTATAAATAAAAAGGTAAGTGACCGTCATGACGCCGAGGGAAATGGTCTTACTTTCCCTTTGGAACATAATGGCCCACCACACATATAACTGCCACTGCAGGGAAGCTGAGAACTCAGCCAGAACAAAGGCCCGGATGCACAGAAACAAGGCATCATAAGAAGATACCTGACAGGATAAATAGATGGTAAGATAAATCATCAGGATAGCAGTCATCATTCCCGGAAACCACAAAAATAAGGGAAGCATACCGGCAATGTGGTGAAATACCAGGAATACACCCAGCATGCCAGTCATAAAAGCAGCCAGTTGAATCCCCTTAAATTTCTTCCTCAGCATGAGAACATAGAGAAAGCATGCCATCCATTCTGCAAGGGCAGTATAGGGGCGGGGAGTGTTCATCAGATCAACAGCGTTCATATTAACCTCCCAGATATTCCGTCAGGCAATCCATAAACTGCTTTTTCCTGGTACGGCTTAAAGGCACCTGCTGGTCAGAGGATAGCTGGACATGATTGTTAAGTATCCCTGTCACATGGCTTAAGTTCACAAGATAAGCATGGTGGCATTTGGAAAATCCATAGGGCATTAATGTCTCTTCCATCCGCTTCATGGGACCAGGAACCAAGTAATTCCCTTTATCCGTATGAATCAGAAGCTGATGGAGCTGGCTTTCCATATAAGAAACCGAATCCAGGCTGATTCGCATGGTGCCGCCGTCCACCACCACATTGATGTAATGAGCTTCCTTTTTCTTTTTTGTTCGTTCCACGGCCTTTTTTAGAAGCTTTGAAAAGGAAAGATAAGGAACCGGCTTTAACACATATCCAAGGGCATCCACAAGATAACCTTCCAGAGCGAACTGAGTGGAAGAAGTGATAAAGATAAAAATCACATCCTCATCAAATTCCCGTATCTTCTGGGCTGTTTTCATACCATTTAAGTGTTTCATCTGAATATCAAGTAAAATGATATCATAGCTTGCCGTATAATCCGTTATAATATCCAGACCATCGGAAAATACCTGAATCTGAAAATGCTCCCCATTCTCTGTTTCGTAGCGTTTAAGATAGCTTTTCAGTGTTTCTGCGTACCGGGCTTCGTCTTCGACAATTGCAAGTTTTATCATAGATAATCCTCAATGGGTTCATAAAATTTTTCTTCCTTTAGTATACCATGAGACAGGGGAAAAACCAAGGCACGAAAAAACCGGCCGGGAAGGCTCCCAGCCGGTTTTTCCTATTAATAATTTTCCACTTTTCGTTCGAAATAAGCTTTCGGGTGTGCACAGGTCGGACAAATTTCCGGGGCATCAGGTCCTTCGTGGATATAACCGCAGTTGCGGCACTTCCAGCCAAGAGGTGCATCTCCCTTAAAGGTCTTGTCATTCTTTAAGCTGTCAAGAAGCTTTAAGTAGCGTTTTTCATGGGCAGCTTCCACTTTTCCCACGAATTCGAATTTGAATGCCAGCTCTTCAAATCCTTCCTCTCTGGCTTCCTGTGCCATACGCTTATACATATCGGTCCACTCGTAGTTTTCCCCTTCGGCAGCTGCCGCAAGGTTCTCTTCCATGGTGCCGATTCCGTGAAGTTCCTTAAACCACATCTTAGCATGTTCCTTTTCCTGGTCAGCAGTTTCCAGATATAAGGCAGCCATTTGCTCATAGCCGGCTTTTTTTGCTGCGGAAGCGAAAAAGGTGTACTTGTTTCTTGCCATGGATTCCCCGGCAAATGCATCTTTTAAATTCTGTTCTGTTTTAGTACCCGCATATTTTGACATAAGTTAACCCTCCTGATTTTATACCTATTGGCTGATTTCGTATGTAAAATGGGAGAGCGGTAAGAAGCGCCGCCCCCTAAAAATATTAACCGAAGTATCTCTCTAATAAGCCCTTGAATGCCTTACCGTGACGAGCCTCGTCCTTAGCCATCTCATGAACAGTATCATGGATTGCATCAAGATTAAGTTCTTTCGCACGTTTTGCAAGATCGAACTTACCAGCAGTTGCACCGTTCTCAGCAGCAACTCTTAATTCAAGGTTCTTCTTTGTACTGGAGGTAACGACCTCACCCAGTAACTCTGCGAATTTAGAAGCATGCTCAGCCTCTTCAAAAGCTGCCTTCTCATAGTATAAGCCGATTTCTGGATATCCCTCTCTGTGAGCGGCTCTTGACATAGCAAGATACATACCAACCTCAGAGCATTCGCCCTCAAAGTTAGCTCTTAAATCTTTCATGATATCTTCTGGAGAACCCTGAGCAACACCGATTTCATGCTCGCAAGCCCAGGACATATCAGCATCCTGTAATTTGAACTTCTCAGAACCAGCCTTACAGATTGGACAGAACTCTGGAGCTGCCTCTCCTTCGTGAACATAACCGCATACAGTACAAACCCATTTTTTCATGATCTCATGTCTCCTTTATTTTAATTTTTTATTTATCTTTTTGTCGCAATCAAATAACAGTAATGATTACTGATATTAATTTAGCACAGCTTTTCTCTTATGTCAAGTCTTATTAAGAATTATTTCTCAATTCTTCAAACAATGATTGCAGGTTCCATAAAAGTAAATGGTATGGCTCTCAATCTGCCCATCCGCATGTTCCTGAGCAAGATGATTGATTTCTTCCATGGAATCTAAACGCAGATCCTTGACCTGCCCGCATGTTCTGCAAACAAAATGATAGTGGGGTGATGTGTCAGCATCAAAATGGTCTGCCCCGTCTCCGCAAGTCAGCTTCTGTATCTCTCCAAGCTCAACAAGGAGATTTAAGTTACGATAAACCGTACCTAAGCTGATGTTTGGATATTCCTCTCGGATGGCGGTGTATAGAGCGTCGGCAGTGGGGTGGTCATGCCTTGCCATCAGACAAGCTTTAATGGATTCCCGTTGACGGCTATACTTTAATGTTTTCATGGCCGCTTCCTTCCTATAAATGATAATTATATTAGTAAT
It encodes the following:
- a CDS encoding ATP-binding protein, with translation MNAVDLMNTPRPYTALAEWMACFLYVLMLRKKFKGIQLAAFMTGMLGVFLVFHHIAGMLPLFLWFPGMMTAILMIYLTIYLSCQVSSYDALFLCIRAFVLAEFSASLQWQLYVWWAIMFQRESKTISLGVMTVTYLFIYTGYYFLEREHIPKEEGMDVERKELLGTASMGLGAFLISNISFVMPNTPFSSAASSLLYVRTLVDFGGVIMLYAQQNRRKELQVRSENHAMNVVLQRQYDQYRMALDNMELLRREFHDLKHYMIAIRAESDPLKKEQYLKEMEQAILTQESLLNTGNQVLNVVLTTKSTYCSQNNISFTCMADGKPVSFLHVKDICSIFGNALDNAIECVSQYDDPEKRVITLTVGKKNGFLLIQCENYSDGPLIMADRGLPSTTKNNSKFHGYGLKSIQAAANKYGGSMTVASRDQWFVLKILIPIPEEVT
- a CDS encoding LytR/AlgR family response regulator transcription factor, with protein sequence MIKLAIVEDEARYAETLKSYLKRYETENGEHFQIQVFSDGLDIITDYTASYDIILLDIQMKHLNGMKTAQKIREFDEDVIFIFITSSTQFALEGYLVDALGYVLKPVPYLSFSKLLKKAVERTKKKKEAHYINVVVDGGTMRISLDSVSYMESQLHQLLIHTDKGNYLVPGPMKRMEETLMPYGFSKCHHAYLVNLSHVTGILNNHVQLSSDQQVPLSRTRKKQFMDCLTEYLGG
- the rbr gene encoding rubrerythrin yields the protein MSKYAGTKTEQNLKDAFAGESMARNKYTFFASAAKKAGYEQMAALYLETADQEKEHAKMWFKELHGIGTMEENLAAAAEGENYEWTDMYKRMAQEAREEGFEELAFKFEFVGKVEAAHEKRYLKLLDSLKNDKTFKGDAPLGWKCRNCGYIHEGPDAPEICPTCAHPKAYFERKVENY
- a CDS encoding NADH peroxidase — protein: MKKWVCTVCGYVHEGEAAPEFCPICKAGSEKFKLQDADMSWACEHEIGVAQGSPEDIMKDLRANFEGECSEVGMYLAMSRAAHREGYPEIGLYYEKAAFEEAEHASKFAELLGEVVTSSTKKNLELRVAAENGATAGKFDLAKRAKELNLDAIHDTVHEMAKDEARHGKAFKGLLERYFG
- a CDS encoding Fur family transcriptional regulator, giving the protein MKTLKYSRQRESIKACLMARHDHPTADALYTAIREEYPNISLGTVYRNLNLLVELGEIQKLTCGDGADHFDADTSPHYHFVCRTCGQVKDLRLDSMEEINHLAQEHADGQIESHTIYFYGTCNHCLKN